A genomic region of Arachis stenosperma cultivar V10309 chromosome 9, arast.V10309.gnm1.PFL2, whole genome shotgun sequence contains the following coding sequences:
- the LOC130948230 gene encoding glycine-rich protein DOT1-like, giving the protein MKISGTVGVGVDRNGGDKENGSMGGGSTGSCGGNSVGGVQNVGTSGGGSSKVSGGEGLMMKGFGGDSHGNDGCVGGSKAIGIGGGITSGGSVGNGNGGGGDGTSGGAGGNGSGGDGVGDGVGNGQQGIIIGGNGQQGAAGGGDGGGGGGGHAIMIIGLGGGDDGGNGGGGDGGNGDSGEGGNGGGKYWTIGGGGGGGGGGVIVIGGGGDG; this is encoded by the coding sequence ATGAAAATATCTGGAACAGTTGGTGTTGGAGTTGATAGAAATGGAGGTGATAAGGAGAATGGATCAATGGGTGGCGGCAGCACCGGAAGCTGCGGTGGCAACTCCGTTGGTGGTGTCCAAAACGTGGGGACAAGTGGCGGCGGAAGTAGTAAGGTGTCTGGAGGAGAAGGGTTGATGATGAAGGGGTTTGGAGGTGATAGCCATGGAAATGATGGTTGTGTGGGAGGATCAAAGGCAATTGGCATTGGAGGTGGAATTACTAGCGGTGGTAGTGTGGGGAATGGCAATGGTGGCGGCGGCGATGGAACTAGCGGTGGAGCCGGTGGTAATGGTAGTGGTGGGGATGGTGTTGGTGATGGAGTTGGTAATGGACAACAAGGTATAATAATTGGTGGCAATGGACAACAAGGAGCAGCAGGTGGTGGTGacggtggtggtggtggtggtggacaTGCAATAATGATAATAGGCTTAGGAGGTGGTGATGATGGCGGCAATGGTGGAGGTGGCGACGGCGGTAATGGTGACAGTGGAGAAGGTGGTAATGGTGGTGGAAAATATTGGACTATTGGTGGTGGTGGCGGCGGTGGCGGTGGAGGTGTGATAGTAATTGGTGGCGGAGGAGATGGATAA
- the LOC130948231 gene encoding uncharacterized protein LOC130948231 — MSMSSSSSSSDSESEYSNLQHIPDECWESVFKYLSDPLDHESLSLVSSHFLSLTNRLRTSLTVSDHVLPFLPALLRRFPNLTSINLTHHTGDLNELLSQIASSHLPSLRSLDLSHQPALPSIALRHFSRKFPALKSLNCSFMDSLTDKDLNLIAECFPNLEEIDISYPNYSGIADAESRVKALASGFKKLRKVNLSGSHTVWFSSIFDLCQNCEFLEELVLLSTNFIGPTGPIGFANAILQRPELRSLALGCSRVGFMNEGDVISKFFELVSLKEFTCLELSYSPLSDECLCVAAEEGLPLRELSLPGCYQYGYGGISSLLRNCNNLQHLDLQCTEFLDDRCVIELSMLLGNLNFVNLSENSNLSDSSLFAIIRNCLLITEIRMERAGVGKQKVEKDCLAVNSHLKFLYLTRNSYLNDESVEMIASVCPNLETMDLSYCERVSEGAVEVLRKCCKIRHMNLARLGSELFRIDFEIPTLCSLNLSWLHIGDEELSLISKRCHRLKELKLDFCQKITANGVTQVVENCKQLRVISLFSCEKVAADVVAWMVFTRRSLRKIIAPPRFHLTEGQRDLFLRHGCIVSSDLTNVTDSSARNYEPELLEAFLFP, encoded by the coding sequence ATGTCAATGTCCTCGTCATCTTCATCATCAGATTCTGAATCTGAATATTCAAACCTACAACACATACCAGATGAATGCTGGGAATCAGTTTTCAAATACCTCAGCGACCCTCTCGATCACGAATCACTCTCCCTCGTCTCAAGCCACTTCCTTTCCCTCACCAACCGCCTCCGCACCTCCCTCACCGTCTCCGACCATGTCCTCCCCTTCCTCCCCGCCCTTCTCCGCCGTTTTCCCAACCTCACCTCCATCAACCTCACGCACCACACCGGTGACCTGAACGAGCTCCTCTCCCAAATCGCTTCCTCTCACTTACCCTCCCTCCGTTCCCTTGATCTCTCTCATCAACCCGCTTTACCTTCAATTGCGTTGAGACATTTCTCTCGAAAGTTTCCAGCTTTGAAGTCACTCAACTGTTCCTTCATGGATTCACTTACCGACAAAGATTTGAACTTAATTGCTGAGTGCTTCCCGAACCTCGAAGAAATCGATATTAGTTACCCTAATTATTCTGGGATCGCAGATGCGGAATCTCGTGTAAAGGCCTTGGCTTCAGGGTTTAAGAAGCTCCGAAAGGTGAATCTTTCAGGTAGTCACACTGTTTggttctcttctatttttgatcTGTGTCAGAATTGCGAGTTTCTAGAAGAGTTAGTTCTTCTTAGTACGAACTTCATTGGCCCAACAGGTCCAATTGGCTTTGCAAATGCGATCCTCCAGAGACCTGAATTGAGGTCTTTGGCTCTTGGCTGTTCGCGTGTTGGGTTTATGAATGAGGGTGATGTGATTTCAAAGTTCTTTGAATTGGTGAGTTTGAAAGAGTTTACTTGTCTTGAATTGTCTTATTCGCCTTTATCTGATGAGTGTTTGTGTGTTGCTGCGGAAGAAGGCTTGCCATTGAGGGAACTCTCACTGCCGGGTTGTTATCAATATGGATATGGTGGGATTTCTTCCTTGTTAAGAAATTGTAACAATTTGCAGCATTTGGATCTTCAATGCACAGAGTTTCTTGATGATAGGTGTGTCATTGAGCTGTCTATGCTTCTTGGTAATCTGAACTTTGTGAACCTTAGTGAGAATTCGAATCTTTCTGATTCGAGCTTGTTCGCCATCATCCGGAACTGCCTTTTGATAACTGAGATCAGGATGGAGAGAGCTGGTGTTGGGAAGCAGAAGGTGGAGAAGGATTGTTTGGCTGTGAATTCTCATTTGAAGTTTCTCTATTTGACTCGCAATTCGTATTTGAATGATGAAAGTGTCGAGATGATTGCTTCGGTTTGTCCCAACTTGGAGACAATGGATTTGAGCTATTGTGAGAGGGTTTCGGAAGGTGCTGTTGAAGTTTTGAGGAAGTGTTGTAAGATTAGGCATATGAACTTAGCTCGATTAGGATCGGAGCTGTTTCGGATTGACTTTGAAATTCCTACACTGTGTTCGTTGAATTTGTCATGGTTGCACATTGGTGATGAAGAACTCTCTCTTATCTCAAAGAGATGTCATAGGTTGAAAGAACTAAAACTGGATTTTTGTCAAAAGATCACAGCCAATGGGGTAACTCAGGTAGTGGAAAATTGCAAGCAGCTAAGGGTGATAAGCTTGTTCTCTTGTGAGAAAGTGGCTGCTGATGTTGTTGCTTGGATGGTGTTCACAAGGCGATCGTTGAGAAAAATAATTGCTCCGCCTCGATTTCATCTTACTGAGGGCCAGAGGGATCTCTTCCTGCGGCATGGATGCATTGTTTCCAGTGATCTAACCAATGTAACTGATTCATCTGCAAGGAACTATGAACCTGAGTTGTTGGAGGCATTTTTGTTTCCTTGA
- the LOC130948232 gene encoding uncharacterized protein LOC130948232 encodes MFPSSRICRHQELHLPDECWELVFKHLSDPLDHESLSLVSRHFLSLTNGIHTDLAVSDRVLPLIPVLLRRFPNLTTIKITRYFTGDINALLSQIASFNLPSLHSLDLSHQPTFPSHGLRQFSQKFSALKSLNCSHTRHDLDLIAECFPNLEEIDVSFRKYKIDIVSDWEKALTSGLKKLRKVTISGNFTHGDSYLLALCHTCVFLEELVVIQTGPVSMIGIANAIRKRPELRSLSVNCLTYGFFSEDLRKGNVTLEFIDALVSLKGLNCLDLSYSSISDEALCVLAEEGLPLRKLSLRCCKGYGYGGISYLLRKCNNLQYLDLQITQFLNDQWVVELSLLLGNLRFVKLSDNAKLTDLSLFAIMRNCPLITDIRMESTGIGKQKLQEDCLVVNSHVKFLYLASNTWLDDETVTMLAAVCPNLEMIDLSKCGRVSKGAIDVLWSCRKIRRMDLALLGHELFQFRFRVCFDVPTLFVLNLSQLSISNEELSLISKSCCKLKELDLESCHKITTRGVKQMVKNCKQLRTISLAACEKVSANVVAWMVSARPSLRKIRPPPRFSATESQRDLFRRHGCFVGKWSN; translated from the coding sequence ATGTTTCCATCATCAAGAATTTGCAGACACCAAGAGCTACATTTACCAGATGAGTGTTGGGAATTAGTTTTCAAACACCTTAGCGACCCTCTCGATCACGAATCACTCTCCCTCGTCTCGCGCCACTTCCTTTCCCTCACCAACGGCATCCACACCGACCTCGCCGTATCCGACCGTGTCCTCCCACTCATTCCCGTCCTCCTCCGCCGTTTTCCCAACCTCACCACCATCAAAATCACGCGCTACTTCACCGGTGACATCAACGCGCTCCTCTCCCAAATCGCTTCCTTCAACCTCCCCTCACTCCATTCTCTCGACCTCTCTCACCAACCCACCTTCCCCTCACATGGGTTGCGACAATTCTCCCAAAAGTTTTCAGCTTTGAAGTCACTCAACTGTTCCCACACCCGTCATGATTTGGATTTAATTGCCGAGTGCTTCCCAAACCTCGAAGAAATCGATGTGAGTTTCCGTAAATATAAAATTGACATTGTTTCGGATTGGGAAAAGGCATTGACTTCAGGGCTTAAGAAGCTTAGAAAGGTGACTATTTCGGGTAACTTCACCCATGGAGACTCTTACCTTCTTGCCTTGTGTCACACTTGTGTGTTTCTAGAAGAGTTAGTTGTTATTCAAACCGGCCCTGTTTCTATGATAGGCATTGCCAATGCGATTCGCAAGAGACCCGAATTGAGGTCTTTGTCAGTTAACTGTTTGACTTATGGTTTTTTTAGTGAGGACCTTAGAAAGGGGAATGTGACTTTGGAGTTCATTGATGCATTGGTGAGTTTGAAAGGATTGAATTGTCTTGATTTGTCTTATTCAAGTATATCTGATGAGGCCTTGTGTGTTCTTGCGGAAGAAGGCCTTCCGTTGAGGAAACTCTCTCTAAGATGTTGTAAGGGATATGGATACGGTGGGATCTCTTACTTGTTGAGAAAGTGTAACAATTTGCAGTATTTGGATCTTCAAATAACGCAGTTTCTGAATGATCAGTGGGTGGTTGAGTTGTCTTTGCTTCTTGGTAACTTGAGGTTTGTGAAACTTAGTGATAATGCAAAGCTTACTGATTTAAGCTTGTTTGCTATTATGCGAAACTGTCCTTTAATAACCGATATCAGGATGGAGAGTACAGGCATTGGAAAGCAGAAGCTGCAGGAAGATTGTTTGGTTGTGAATTCTCATGTAAAGTTTCTCTATTTGGCTAGCAATACCTGGTTGGATGATGAAACTGTCACTATGCTTGCTGCGGTTTGCCCCAACTTGGAGATGATAGATTTGAGCAAATGCGGAAGGGTTTCAAAAGGTGCTATTGATGTTTTGTGGAGCTGTCGTAAGATTCGGCGCATGGACTTAGCTCTATTAGGACATGAGCTGTTTCAATTTCGATTTCGAGTTTGCTTCGATGTTCCTACATTGTTTGTGTTGAATTTGTCCCAATTGAGTATTAGCAACGAGGAACTCTCCCTTATTTCTAAGAGTTGTTGCAAGTTAAAAGAACTTGATTTGGAAAGTTGTCACAAAATCACGACCAGGGGAGTAAAGCAGATGGTGAAAAATTGCAAGCAACTAAGAACGATAAGTTTAGCAGCTTGTGAAAAAGTATCTGCTAATGTCGTTGCTTGGATGGTATCTGCAAGGCCATCGTTGAGAAAAATAAGACCTCCGCCTCGATTCTCTGCTACTGAGAGCCAGAGGGATCTCTTCCGGCGTCATGGATGCTTTGTTGGCAAGTGGTCTAATTAA
- the LOC130948302 gene encoding F-box/LRR-repeat protein 3-like, whose product MAEIKNKIKMKASVNFPDECWESIFRFLGHGRDLESVSMVCKRFLTVSSQLQDSLTIFDATTMLIPKLFLRFSRLKVLDLSYFNGNLEGLLCQVSQSTLDLDTLNLSNQRTLPIDLFRDIGSKMKNLRVLICSNIGSLWDSHLMIMAYCFPLLQELDISFPLISEATDFGISKLSLLLERLRKINFSGNYLVTDQSLVALCQNCMTIEDISFFNCFKITQGGIANAINFRPTLASIAFNIKKRRIHGRGLAPMPINLDLIDSLKSLKTLTCIDLSNSFISDELLCSVAECCHSIKKLILQDCCNFTFSGIYSVVSNCPLIQCLDLRKTDFLTDHCIGKLSIFLLNLTSINLSGCDQLTNSTFYTLTRGCPKLVEIKMDRTYLGEVGEDSDSSLVPVQNTQVKSLYLGQNILLGDQSLMKMASICPNVELLDLNSCGSISGECVVDVLRKCREIRHLGLANTGVKLLKMDFKVLQLKVLNLSGSRINDEALSIISKCCCGLVVLDIQGCNHVTTKGVKEVVESCMELRELNLKNCDFVNDNFVASLELIRPSLRRIIRNSYVGV is encoded by the coding sequence atGGCAGAGATCAAGAACAAGATCAAGATGAAGGCATCAGTGAATTTTCCTGATGAATGCTGGGAATCAATCTTCAGATTCCTAGGCCACGGCCGAGACTTGGAATCGGTGTCCATGGTCTGCAAGCGGTTCCTCACAGTTTCAAGCCAGCTTCAAGATTCCCTCACAATATTTGATGCAACAACAATGCTCATTCCAAAGCTGTTCTTGAGATTCTCAAGGCTCAAAGTCTTAGACCTCAGTTACTTCAATGGGAACCTGGAAGGCCTGCTTTGTCAGGTTTCACAATCCACCTTGGACCTTGATACCCTTAACCTTTCCAATCAGAGGACACTCCCCATTGATTTGTTCCGGGACATCGGCTCGAAGATGAAGAACTTAAGGGTGTTGATTTGTTCAAACATTGGCTCTCTTTGGGATAGCCATTTGATGATCATGGCCTATTGCTTCCCATTGCTTCAAGAGCTAGACATCAGCTTCCCATTGATTTCAGAAGCAACAGATTTTGGGATCTCAAAGTTGTCTTTGTTGCTCGAGCGCCTTCGCAAGATTAACTTCTCTGGAAACTACTTAGTCACTGATCAATCACTGGTAGCTCTGTGTCAGAACTGTATGACAATTGAAGACATTTCATTCTTCAATTGTTTTAAGATAACTCAAGGAGGCATTGCTAATGCTATCAATTTCAGACCAACCTTGGCTTCCATAGCATTCAACATTAAGAAAAGAAGAATTCATGGACGTGGCTTGGCACCTATGCCAATTAACTTGGATTTGATTGATTCGCTCAAGAGTTTGAAAACCTTAACTTGTATTGATTTGTCGAATTCTTTTATCTCGGATGAGTTGCTCTGTTCTGTTGCAGAATGTTGTCATTCCATAAAGAAACTCATCCTCCAAGACTGCTGCAATTTCACATTTTCAGGAATATATTCTGTGGTATCAAATTGTCCATTAATACAATGCTTGGATCTTAGAAAAACCGACTTCCTAACCGATCATTGTATTGGCAAGCTATCAATTTTTCTTCTCAATTTAACCTCTATAAACCTCAGTGGTTGTGATCAGCTTACCAATTCAACATTTTACACACTGACAAGAGGTTGTCCTAAACTTGTTGAGATTAAAATGGACAGAACATATCTTGGAGAAGTAGGGGAAGATTCAGATTCTTCTCTTGTTCCGGTTCAGAACACTCAAGTGAAAAGTCTCTATCTGGGTCAAAATATTTTACTTGGTGATCAAAGTTTGATGAAAATGGCTTCTATTTGCCCCAATGTAGAGCTTCTCGACTTAAACTCTTGCGGCAGCATATCCGGAGAATGTGTCGTGGACGTTCTCAGGAAATGCCGGGAGATAAGGCACTTAGGCTTAGCCAATACAGGGGTGAAGCTGTTGAAGATGGACTTTAAAGTTTTGCAACTGAAGGTATTGAACTTGTCAGGATCAAGAATCAATGATGAAGCACTCTCCATAATCTCAAAATGTTGTTGTGGACTAGTAGTTCTGGATATTCAAGGTTGCAACCATGTTACCACAAAAGGGGTGAAGGAAGTGGTAGAAAGCTGCATGGAGTTGAGAGAGTTGAATTTGAAGAACTGTGATTTTGTAAATGAtaattttgttgcttccttagAGCTTATAAGGCCATCATTGAGGAGAATAATCAGAAACTCTTATGTTGGTGTTTGA
- the LOC130947350 gene encoding cinnamoyl-CoA reductase 1-like: protein MKKMAIATVKKKVCVTGAGGFVASWIVKLLLSKGYIVHGIVRKPGDEKYAHLMKFEGASEKLKLFNADLLSYESIYSAIVGCSAVFHVACPVPALATTFQNPEACI, encoded by the exons ATGAAGAAAATGGCGATCGCGACGGTGAAGAAGAAGGTATGCGTGACCGGTGCCGGTGGTTTCGTAGCTTCTTGGATCGTTAAGCTTCTCCTTTCCAAAGGATACATCGTTCATGGCATTGTTAGAAAACCTG GTGATGAGAAATATGCTCACTTGATGAAGTTTGAAGGAGCTTCTGAGAAACTTAAACTGTTCAATGCAGATTTGTTGAGTTATGAATCCATTTATTCAGCAATTGTTGGATGCAGTGCAGTTTTCCATGTTGCTTGCCCTGTACCTGCATTAGCAACAACTTTCCAAAATCCTGAGGCATGCATCTGA
- the LOC130948234 gene encoding uncharacterized protein LOC130948234, protein MAPPPPPPPSSSSSRNCRHQEPHLPDECWELILKHISDHLDHESLSLVSRQLFFLTNRLRTDLSVLDPVPPLLPALLRRFPNLTTIKITRYFTGDINALLSQIALFDLPSLRSLDLSHQPTFPSHGLRQFSQKFPTLKSLNCSFTPQDLGLIVECFPNLEEIDVSFPPNNSDEITDYSRVMAFASGLKKLRKVNVSGNRKFRNSHIFTLCQNCHFLEELIVLKSTSKLSVIRQMANAIRQRPQLRSLAFSGSHDKISEFIDALVNLKGLTCLELSWSCISDEVLCAVAEEGLPLRKLSLQYNLESTEYLNDQRVVELSLLLGNLNFVKLNRNGELTDLSLFAIMRNCPLITEIRMESTCLGKKKVEENFLVVNYSHVKFLYLANNLWLGDRSLTILASVCPNLEIMDLSDCRINSKGAIEVLRRCCKIQRLDLAHLGYKEFPFKVNFEVPTLFVLNLSWSIIGNEELSLISKNCYNLKELKLEYCSKITASGVKQVVKDCKQLRMISLYSCKNISTDVIAWMLLARSSLRKITFASDTGRRDLSLRHGCVVGWDLSGGWLGLSGRWLGFRGITNVTDSLLTR, encoded by the exons ATGGCTCCACCGCCGCCGccaccaccatcatcatcatcatcaagaaattgTAGACACCAAGAGCCACATTTACCAGATGAGTGTTGGGAATTAATTTTGAAACACATCAGCGACCATCTAGATCACGAATCACTCTCCCTCGTCTCACGCCAGCTCTTTTTCCTTACCAACCGCCTCCGCACCGACCTCTCCGTTCTCGACCCTGTCCCCCCTCTCCTTCCCGCCCTCCTCCGCCGTTTTCCCAACCTGACGACCATCAAAATCACGCGCTACTTCACGGGTGACATCAACGCGCTCCTCTCCCAAATCGCTTTGTTCGACCTACCCTCACTCCGTTCCCTCGACCTGTCCCACCAACCCACCTTCCCCTCACATGGGTTGCGACAATTCTCCCAAAAGTTTCCAACTTTGAAGTCACTCAACTGTTCCTTCACGCCTCAGGATTTGGGCTTAATTGTCGAGTGCTTCCCGAACCTCGAAGAAATCGACGTGAGTTTCCCTCCGAATAATTCTGATGAGATAACAGATTATTCCCGTGTAATGGCCTTTGCTTCAGGGCTTAAGAAGCTTAGAAAGGTGAATGTTTCAGGTAACCGTAAATTTCGGAACTCTCACATTTTCACCTTGTGTCAGAATTGTCATTTTTTAGAAGAGCTTATTGTTCTTAAATCAACCAGCAAGCTTAGTGTGATAAGACAGATGGCTAACGCGATCCGTCAGAGACCCCAATTGAGGTCTTTGGCTTTTAGCGGTTCGCATGATAAGATTTCGGAGTTCATTGATGCATTGGTAAATTTGAAGGGTTTGACTTGTCTTGAGTTGTCTTGGTCGTGCATATCTGACGAGGTCTTGTGTGCTGTTGCGGAAGAAGGCCTTCCCTTGAGGAAACTCTCTCTGCAGTACA ATCTTGAGAGCACAGAATATCTGAATGATCAGCGGGTGGTTGAGTTGTCTTTGCTTCTTGGTAACTTAAACTTTGTGAAACTTAATAGGAATGGAGAGCTTACTGATTTGAGTTTGTTCGCCATAATGCGTAACTGCCCTTTGATAACTGAGATCAGGATGGAAAGTACCTGTCTTGGGAAGAAGAAGGTGGAGGAGAATTTTTTGGTTGTGAATTATTCTCATGTGAAGTTTCTCTATTTGGCTAATAATTTATGGCTTGGTGATAGAAGTCTCACTATACTTGCTTCGGTATGCCCAAACTTGGAGATAATGGATTTGAGCGATTGCAGGATCAATTCAAAGGGTGCTATTGAAGTTTTACGGAGGTGTTGTAAGATTCAACGCTTGGACTTAGCTCATTTAGGATACAAGGAGTTTCCGTTTAAGGTTAACTTTGAAGTTCCTACATTGTTTGTGTTGAATTTGTCATGGTCGATAATTGGCAATGAAGAACTCTCTCTTATTTCAAAGAATTGTTACAACTTAAAAGAACTTAAATTGGAATATTGTAGCAAAATCACGGCCAGTGGGGTAAAGCAGGTGGTAAAAGATTGCAAGCAACTAAGAATGATAAGTTTGTATTCTTGTAAAAACATATCTACTGATGTCATTGCTTGGATGTTATTGGCAAGGTCATCGTTGAGAAAAATAACATTTGCTAGTGACACGGGCCGGAGGGATCTCTCCCTACGTCATGGATGCGTTGTTGGCTGGGATCTAAGCGGTGGTTGGTTGGGACTAAGCGGTCGTTGGTTGGGATTTCGTGGGATTACTAACGTAACTGATTCTCTCCTAACCCGATAG
- the LOC130948236 gene encoding uncharacterized protein LOC130948236: MTPPLPPPPPPPSSSSKRTCRHQETHLPDECWELILKHISDHLDHESLSLVSRQLLFLTNRLRTDLSVLDPVPPLLPALFRRFPNLTTIKITRYFTGDINALLSQIASLDLPSLHSLDLSHQPTFPSHGLRQFSQKFPTLKSLNCSFMPQDLGLIVECFPNLEEIDVSSPPYKCDEITDYSGVKAFVSGLKKLRKLNISGNREFRDSFIVTLCQNCHFLEELIFLDTCGRPQIANAMRQRPQLRSLAFSGLYHRFSEFIDALVNLKGLTCLDLSYCRVSDEVLCAVAEEGLPLRELSLQSCKGYGYDGISCLLRKCNNLQYLDIENTEFLNDQCVIELSLLLGNLNSVKLNRNKKLTDLSLLAIMRNCPRITDIRMETTSLGKQKLEEEDCLIVNSHLKFLYLAQNSWLDDETVTMLASVCPNLEMMDLSYCGMVSKGAIEVLWRCCKIQHLDLAYLGYRLCQFQFKVNFEVPTLFVLNLSSSRISNEELSLISKSCYNLRELKLEYCDKITVSGVKLVVKNCKQLRMISLYSCENVSSDVIAWMVLTRPSLKKITYASGAVVGKRDLLLSHGCFARWDWLGSKLI, encoded by the coding sequence ATGACTCCACCGCTgccgccaccaccaccaccaccatcatcatcatcaaaaaGAACTTGTAGACACCAAGAAACACATTTGCCAGATGAGTGTTGGGAATTAATTTTGAAACACATCAGCGACCATCTAGATCACGAATCACTCTCCCTCGTCTCACGCCAGCTCCTTTTCCTTACCAACCGCCTCCGCACCGACCTCTCCGTTCTCGACCCTGTCCCCCCTCTCCTTCCCGCCCTCTTCCGCCGTTTTCCCAACCTCACGACCATCAAAATCACGCGCTACTTCACGGGTGACATCAACGCGCTCCTCTCCCAAATCGCTTCGCTCGACCTACCCTCACTCCATTCCCTCGACTTGTCTCACCAACCCACGTTCCCCTCACATGGGTTGCGACAATTCTCCCAAAAGTTTCCAACTTTGAAGTCACTCAACTGTTCCTTCATGCCTCAGGATTTGGGCTTAATTGTCGAGTGCTTCCCCAACCTCGAAGAAATCGATGTGAGTTCCCCTCCGTACAAATGTGATGAGATAACAGATTATTCCGGTGTAAAGGCCTTTGTTTCTGGGCTTAAGAAGCTTAGAAAGTTGAATATTTCAGGTAACCGTGAATTTCGGGATTCTTTTATTGTCACATTGTGTCAGAATTGTCATTTTCTAGAAGAGCTTATTTTTCTTGATACCTGCGGTCGTCCTCAGATTGCCAATGCGATGCGTCAGAGACCCCAATTGAGATCTTTGGCTTTTAGCGGTTTGTACCATAGATTTTCGGAGTTTATTGATGCATTGGTGAATTTGAAGGGTTTGACTTGTCTTGATTTGTCTTATTGCCGTGTATCTGATGAGGTCTTGTGTGCTGTTGCGGAAGAAGGCCTTCCCTTGAGGGAACTCTCTCTGCAGTCTTGCAAGGGATATGGATACGATGGGATTTCTTGTTTACTAAGAAAGTGTAATAATTTACAGTATTTGGATATTGAGAACACAGAGTTTCTGAATGATCAGTGTGTGATTGAGTTGTCTTTGCTTCTTGGTAATTTGAACTCTGTGAAACTTAATAGGAATAAAAAGCTTACTGATTTGAGCTTGTTAGCCATTATGCGAAACTGCCCTCGGATAACGGATATCAGGATGGAGACAACTAGTCTTGGGAAGCAGAAGTTGGAGGAGGAGGATTGTTTGATTGTGAATTCTCATTTAAAGTTTCTCTATTTGGCTCAGAATTCATGGTTGGATGATGAAACTGTCACTATGCTTGCTTCTGTATGCCCCAACTTGGAGATGATGGATTTGAGCTATTGTGGGATGGTTTCAAAGGGTGCTATTGAAGTTTTGTGGAGGTGTTGTAAGATTCAGCACTTGGACTTAGCTTATCTAGGATATAGGCTGTGtcagtttcagtttaaggttaactTCGAAGTTCCTACATTGTTTGTGTTGAATTTGTCATCGTCGAGAATTAGCAATGAAGAACTCTCTCTTATTTCAAAAAGTTGTTACAACTTAAGAGAACTCAAATTGGAATATTGTGACAAAATCACAGTCAGTGGAGTAAAGCTGGTGGTGAAAAATTGCAAGCAACTAAGAATGATAAGTTTGTATTCTTGTGAAAATGTATCTTCTGATGTCATTGCTTGGATGGTATTGACAAGGCCATCGttgaaaaaaataacatatGCTAGTGGTGCTGTTGTTGGCAAGAGAGATCTCTTACTGAGTCATGGATGCTTTGCTCGCTGGGATTGGCTAGGATCTAAGTTAATTTAA